The Vicinamibacteria bacterium genome contains a region encoding:
- the aroA gene encoding 3-phosphoshikimate 1-carboxyvinyltransferase, producing MRITTTPTFRGHFRLRGDKSISHRAAILGALAEGETRIENFSSAADCAATLSCLAELGLEVSQQGDAVTLRGRGPEAWRSPAAPLDAGNSGSTLRMLAGALAGRPFRSVLTGDASLRRRPVERVAAPLRAMGAGAASTDGRPPLTIEGGPLTGIRWELPVPSAQVKTAVLLAGLQAHGTTTVIEPMPSRDHTERLLPAFGAGVERSGLAVSVVGGTRLRAATLTVPGDVSSAAFLIVAALIRPRSEVRIEGISLNPGRTGFLDVLKAMGARIDTGLTEAEPEPVGWIVAASSRLHGTVVPPEAVPGLIDEVPALAVAAAHAEGTFAVSGAAELRVKESDRIAALAEGLARMGARVEERPDGLVIQGGGPLRGSTVSAHDDHRIAMALSVAALAAEGETEIENAECASVSFPDFFDLLEEGRRG from the coding sequence GTGCGCATCACCACCACCCCTACTTTCCGCGGCCACTTCCGCCTCCGAGGCGATAAGTCCATCTCGCACCGCGCCGCCATCCTCGGAGCCCTGGCCGAGGGAGAGACCCGCATCGAGAACTTCTCGAGCGCGGCCGACTGTGCGGCGACGCTAAGCTGCCTGGCCGAGCTGGGCCTGGAGGTCTCTCAGCAAGGCGACGCGGTCACTCTCCGCGGCCGCGGCCCCGAGGCCTGGCGCTCCCCCGCCGCTCCGCTCGACGCCGGCAACTCCGGCTCCACCCTGCGCATGCTCGCGGGAGCCCTGGCCGGGCGACCCTTCCGCTCCGTCCTCACGGGCGACGCCTCCCTGCGGCGGCGGCCCGTGGAGCGGGTAGCCGCTCCCCTCCGGGCCATGGGGGCGGGCGCGGCCAGCACCGATGGCCGGCCCCCCCTTACCATCGAGGGCGGGCCCCTCACGGGGATCCGGTGGGAGCTGCCCGTGCCGAGCGCCCAAGTCAAGACCGCGGTCCTGCTGGCGGGCCTCCAGGCCCACGGGACCACGACCGTGATCGAGCCCATGCCCTCCCGCGACCACACCGAGCGGCTGCTTCCTGCCTTCGGGGCGGGGGTCGAACGCTCGGGGCTGGCCGTCTCGGTCGTAGGCGGAACGCGCTTGCGAGCAGCCACCCTGACCGTCCCCGGGGACGTGTCGAGCGCGGCCTTCCTGATCGTGGCCGCGCTGATCCGGCCCCGCTCGGAGGTGCGGATTGAGGGCATCTCCCTGAATCCCGGCCGCACCGGGTTCCTCGACGTGCTCAAGGCCATGGGGGCCCGCATCGATACCGGCCTCACCGAGGCGGAGCCAGAGCCCGTGGGCTGGATCGTGGCCGCGTCTTCCCGACTCCACGGAACCGTGGTCCCCCCCGAGGCCGTGCCCGGGCTGATCGACGAGGTGCCGGCCCTGGCCGTGGCGGCGGCGCATGCGGAGGGCACCTTCGCCGTATCCGGCGCGGCCGAGCTGCGGGTGAAGGAGAGCGACCGGATCGCGGCCCTGGCGGAGGGGCTCGCCCGGATGGGGGCCCGGGTGGAGGAGCGCCCGGACGGCCTCGTCATCCAGGGGGGGGGCCCGCTGCGGGGGTCCACGGTCAGCGCCCACGACGACCACCGGATCGCCATGGCCCTCTCCGTGGCCGCCCTTGCCGCAGAGGGCGAGACCGAGATCGAGAACGCGGAGTGCGCGTCGGTGTCCTTCCCCGACTTCTTCGATCTCCTGGAGGAGGGCCGTCGTGGTTGA
- a CDS encoding ATP-binding protein encodes MMKTPDARTVKLDIASRFEMLDVVQTVLSHLAGLLGFGEEASHYMSVAVRESVVNAIKHGNGQDASKRVEVEFVLHPRALEVQIHDFGKGFDPSAVPDPLAEENLLKAGGRGIFFMRSFMDEVSYSFPSKGGTMVKMVKRL; translated from the coding sequence ATGATGAAGACGCCCGACGCCCGGACGGTCAAGCTCGACATCGCCAGCCGTTTCGAGATGTTGGATGTGGTCCAGACGGTCCTCTCCCACCTCGCGGGCCTCCTCGGCTTCGGCGAGGAGGCGTCGCATTACATGAGCGTGGCCGTTCGCGAGTCGGTGGTGAACGCGATCAAGCACGGCAACGGGCAGGACGCGTCGAAGCGGGTCGAGGTGGAGTTCGTGCTGCACCCCCGGGCCCTGGAGGTCCAGATCCACGACTTCGGGAAAGGCTTCGATCCCAGCGCCGTTCCCGACCCCCTGGCCGAGGAGAACTTGCTCAAGGCCGGGGGCCGTGGCATTTTCTTTATGCGGTCCTTTATGGACGAGGTGTCCTACTCCTTCCCCTCCAAGGGCGGGACCATGGTCAAGATGGTCAAGCGGCTCTGA
- a CDS encoding DUF502 domain-containing protein — MQPPPRLPPILRSKFIAGLVILIPIIITGKALWWLFSYLDDLAQPLAVALLGRPNPGVGFVITVAVVFLTGFLFSSGPLRRLLDGIDELLDIVPVVGAVYGTTKKVLTGFGGPQPMAGFRRFVLARLPGRTAPGFLTGSFTLKRTDGSLQSLCTVYLPTNHLYVGDVVVVPAQDVIETDLSLEDGVSLILSVGASVPAIVGQR; from the coding sequence ATGCAGCCCCCGCCCCGCCTGCCCCCCATCCTCCGCAGCAAGTTCATCGCCGGACTCGTCATCCTGATCCCGATCATCATCACCGGCAAGGCTCTGTGGTGGCTCTTTTCCTACCTGGACGACCTGGCCCAGCCCCTTGCCGTGGCCCTCCTCGGGCGCCCGAACCCCGGAGTCGGCTTTGTCATCACCGTGGCCGTGGTCTTCCTGACCGGCTTCCTCTTCTCCTCCGGTCCCCTGCGCCGCCTTCTGGACGGTATCGATGAGCTGCTGGACATCGTGCCCGTGGTGGGAGCGGTTTACGGCACCACCAAGAAGGTCCTGACCGGCTTCGGGGGCCCCCAGCCAATGGCGGGCTTCCGGCGCTTTGTGCTTGCGCGCCTGCCCGGCCGAACCGCCCCCGGCTTCCTGACCGGCAGCTTCACCCTGAAGCGGACGGACGGCTCCCTCCAGTCCCTGTGCACCGTCTACCTCCCCACCAACCACCTGTATGTGGGGGACGTGGTGGTGGTGCCGGCTCAAGACGTCATCGAGACCGACCTGTCCCTGGAGGACGGCGTGAGCCTGATCCTCTCCGTGGGGGCCTCGGTGCCCGCCATAGTGGGGCAGCGATGA
- a CDS encoding HEAT repeat domain-containing protein has translation MRLGFTLLVALETLGVPNAPQANLPPGIRNARLETRSAAAGLEGVFRGLLSGPLPTAWIGYAFPATGRQRRCCCGFREDGEDERMGCPREGGPDASPCQGESPAPEIREAPARLRVFFWIDGGRIHRLRMSDEDCGLDLCGQPLVWLTDVKPVESVGLLASLPGEDAHLAGPALAAIAFHADAQAVDVLLNLARSAPSTSVRGQALFWLAHRAGERAVAGITRALAEDPETDVKKKAVFALSRLPRDRGVPLLIETARSNRNPAVRRQAMFWLGQSNDPRALAYFEEVLKP, from the coding sequence ATGCGACTCGGCTTCACCCTGCTCGTCGCCCTGGAGACACTGGGTGTCCCCAACGCTCCCCAGGCGAACCTGCCCCCGGGGATCCGGAACGCCCGCCTCGAGACGCGATCGGCGGCGGCCGGGCTGGAAGGCGTTTTTCGAGGCCTGCTCTCGGGCCCGCTCCCAACGGCCTGGATCGGCTACGCGTTCCCGGCCACCGGCCGGCAGCGCCGATGCTGCTGCGGCTTCCGGGAGGACGGGGAGGACGAGAGGATGGGCTGCCCCCGCGAGGGAGGCCCGGACGCCTCCCCCTGTCAGGGGGAGAGCCCGGCGCCCGAGATCCGGGAAGCGCCGGCTCGGCTTCGCGTTTTCTTCTGGATCGACGGGGGCCGGATCCACCGCCTCCGCATGTCCGACGAAGACTGCGGCCTCGACCTGTGCGGGCAGCCCCTCGTCTGGCTGACCGATGTGAAGCCCGTCGAGAGCGTCGGGCTCCTCGCGTCGCTTCCGGGAGAAGACGCCCACCTGGCCGGGCCGGCACTCGCCGCCATCGCCTTCCACGCCGACGCCCAGGCAGTGGACGTCCTCCTGAACCTGGCCCGGAGCGCCCCGAGCACGAGCGTCCGCGGCCAGGCTCTCTTCTGGCTGGCCCACCGGGCCGGGGAGCGGGCGGTGGCCGGGATCACGCGGGCGCTCGCGGAGGATCCGGAGACGGACGTGAAGAAGAAGGCGGTTTTCGCCTTGAGCCGGCTCCCGCGGGACCGGGGGGTTCCGCTCCTCATCGAGACCGCCCGCTCGAATCGCAACCCCGCCGTACGCCGACAGGCGATGTTCTGGCTGGGCCAGTCCAACGACCCGCGGGCCCTGGCCTACTTCGAGGAAGTCCTGAAACCCTGA
- a CDS encoding HEAT repeat domain-containing protein, which translates to MGSIENWIWPMLLLALLLAAGGPAAALPHTPASTSAILAAPAVAAGPADETSRAEKADREQEKLDREEQLYEQGTGALDEGQWDRAVESFDRVASAGGRRADAALYWKAYALNKSGQRPPALAALEALRKAYPQSRWLKEAQALELEVQQGAGQAPRPESQPDEDLKLMALNSLLATDAERAVPMLEKLLAGNPSPRLRERALFVLCQTGSPKAREVVVRIARGQSNLELQRKAIQFLGLFGGAESRQVLSEIYASTPDTHIKRTILRGFMVAGEKGRLLSAARSEASPELRREAIRQLGVMGAQAELWEMYRTDGAPEVKKEILHAFSVGGGRDRLMEVARSEKDPGLRREAIRGLGIMGGEKTGEFLASLYASDKDPEVRRHVLRSLFVQGNAKSLVEIAKAETDSAMKKEVVSLLSHMDSPEATNYLLEILNK; encoded by the coding sequence ATGGGTTCGATAGAGAATTGGATCTGGCCGATGCTGCTCCTGGCGCTGCTCCTGGCTGCGGGAGGGCCTGCGGCGGCGCTCCCCCACACGCCCGCCTCCACAAGCGCCATCCTGGCCGCGCCCGCCGTGGCCGCCGGCCCCGCGGATGAGACCTCCCGGGCGGAAAAAGCGGATCGGGAGCAGGAGAAGCTCGACCGCGAGGAGCAGCTGTACGAGCAGGGCACGGGGGCCCTGGACGAGGGCCAGTGGGACCGGGCCGTCGAGTCCTTCGACCGAGTGGCGAGCGCCGGGGGCCGGCGGGCCGACGCCGCCCTCTACTGGAAGGCCTACGCCCTCAACAAGAGCGGCCAGAGGCCCCCCGCCCTCGCCGCCCTGGAGGCCCTCCGGAAGGCCTACCCGCAGAGCCGCTGGCTAAAGGAGGCCCAGGCTCTGGAGTTGGAGGTGCAGCAGGGGGCCGGCCAGGCTCCCCGGCCCGAAAGCCAGCCGGACGAGGACCTGAAGCTCATGGCCCTGAACTCTCTCCTCGCCACCGACGCCGAGCGCGCGGTGCCCATGCTGGAGAAGCTCCTGGCCGGCAACCCCTCCCCCCGGCTCCGCGAGCGGGCTCTCTTCGTCCTCTGCCAGACCGGTTCTCCCAAGGCCCGGGAGGTCGTCGTTCGCATCGCCCGCGGCCAGTCGAACCTCGAGCTGCAGCGCAAGGCGATCCAGTTCCTCGGCCTCTTCGGAGGCGCGGAGAGCCGCCAGGTGCTGTCGGAGATCTACGCCTCCACCCCCGACACCCACATAAAGAGGACCATCCTCCGCGGCTTCATGGTGGCGGGGGAGAAGGGACGGCTTCTCTCCGCGGCCCGGTCGGAGGCCAGCCCGGAGCTGCGCCGGGAAGCCATCCGCCAGCTGGGGGTCATGGGAGCTCAAGCCGAGCTCTGGGAGATGTACCGCACAGACGGAGCGCCGGAGGTGAAGAAGGAAATCCTGCACGCCTTCTCGGTGGGGGGCGGCCGCGACAGACTGATGGAGGTCGCCCGCTCGGAAAAGGACCCGGGGCTGCGGCGGGAGGCCATCCGGGGCCTGGGCATCATGGGGGGGGAGAAGACCGGCGAGTTCCTCGCCTCGCTCTACGCCAGCGACAAGGACCCGGAGGTGCGCCGGCACGTCCTGCGATCACTGTTCGTCCAGGGCAACGCCAAGAGCCTGGTCGAGATCGCCAAGGCCGAAACAGACTCCGCGATGAAAAAGGAAGTCGTCTCGCTCCTTTCTCACATGGACTCCCCGGAGGCGACGAACTACCTCCTCGAGATCCTCAATAAATAG
- a CDS encoding sigma-70 family RNA polymerase sigma factor → MGEDDEAVARVRAGDQEGFRTLVERHSRTLYRLAYRMTGNEPDAEDVVQESFLRAYQRLHQFEARANFGSWLYRIAANCAYDVLRARRRREREEEPVPSGPDGEGIDLPVPAPDPSPDRLAMSAEVRRRVNAAMSRMSTRERAAFVLRHFEGMSILEIGRTLDLEESATKQSILRAVRKLRVVLAPAAGAAP, encoded by the coding sequence ATGGGCGAAGACGACGAGGCGGTGGCCCGGGTGCGAGCCGGCGATCAAGAGGGCTTCCGCACCCTCGTGGAGCGCCACAGCCGAACGCTCTATCGCCTGGCTTATCGAATGACGGGGAACGAGCCCGATGCCGAGGACGTGGTTCAGGAGAGCTTCCTGCGGGCCTACCAGCGCCTCCACCAGTTCGAGGCACGGGCAAACTTCGGGAGCTGGCTCTACCGCATCGCCGCCAACTGCGCCTACGACGTGCTGCGCGCCCGCCGCCGTCGCGAGCGAGAAGAAGAGCCGGTACCCTCGGGCCCTGACGGGGAGGGGATCGATCTCCCAGTGCCCGCCCCCGATCCCTCGCCCGACCGCCTGGCCATGAGCGCGGAGGTGCGGCGCCGGGTGAACGCGGCCATGAGCCGAATGAGCACCCGCGAGCGTGCGGCCTTCGTCCTGCGACACTTCGAGGGCATGTCGATCCTGGAGATCGGCCGCACCCTGGACCTCGAGGAGAGCGCCACCAAACAAAGCATTCTTCGGGCGGTGCGAAAGCTCCGTGTCGTCCTCGCCCCTGCCGCGGGAGCGGCGCCATGA
- a CDS encoding glycosyltransferase family 39 protein produces the protein MPPNPLQPAVGALSPRAMAVLLALSAALLLFRLGAVPLLGPDEPRYARVAVEMHRSGDHVTPTLQGRPWLEKPALYYWLAGAAFSLFGETETAARLPSVASGLLFTCATALFGARLYGSRAGLCAGFVLATSLLPFAYSRAAAMDMLLAATVTVATGLAGLRVLGIAGRLAIPTAFAFMGLATLAKGPLGVLLPGLVVAGYLLAARDRSLWREVLSPVAVAIFLLVAAPWYVLVTLAQGRSFLEVFLLNQNLERFTSTVHHHPGPLLYYIPVVVAGLFPWSGLVLPGLAGLHPRRSKADLFLLLWLLLPLVFFSLAGAKLPGYILPCLCPLALLMGRAAAQWLEGSTAADRSWGTPRAAGMLGVLLGALFAATPAWLLRIRDPDWALALPCGLWALIVSFGAARRLGRDPVGALRLLRVGGAGLLLLLALAAPPVLARQESGRKLLLPAMGREVLAWGAWRTAWMAGYFYNDGKVREVGGLKEVMEAAAGGPVLVLAGPAERRQLEGIPSLATHLLAEGVRGNVLLRVELR, from the coding sequence ATGCCTCCAAACCCTCTGCAGCCCGCCGTGGGCGCCCTGTCGCCCCGTGCGATGGCGGTGCTCTTGGCCTTGAGCGCGGCCCTCCTCCTCTTCCGTCTGGGCGCGGTGCCCCTCCTGGGCCCGGATGAGCCCCGCTACGCGCGTGTGGCCGTCGAGATGCACCGCTCGGGAGACCACGTCACGCCGACGCTCCAGGGCCGACCCTGGCTCGAGAAGCCAGCCCTCTACTATTGGTTGGCGGGAGCGGCCTTCTCGCTCTTTGGCGAGACGGAGACGGCGGCCCGGCTGCCCTCGGTGGCGAGCGGCCTCCTCTTCACGTGCGCGACCGCGCTCTTTGGCGCGCGGCTCTACGGAAGCAGGGCCGGTCTCTGCGCGGGCTTCGTCCTCGCTACTTCTCTCCTGCCCTTCGCATACTCGCGGGCCGCGGCCATGGACATGCTGCTCGCGGCTACGGTGACGGTGGCCACCGGGCTTGCTGGCCTGCGCGTGCTCGGGATCGCGGGAAGGCTTGCCATCCCCACCGCCTTCGCGTTCATGGGCTTGGCCACTCTGGCTAAGGGTCCGCTCGGAGTGCTCCTACCCGGACTTGTCGTCGCCGGCTATCTCCTGGCCGCGCGCGATCGGAGCCTCTGGCGAGAGGTGCTCTCGCCCGTGGCGGTCGCGATCTTCCTTCTCGTAGCCGCGCCTTGGTACGTGCTCGTAACACTCGCCCAGGGTCGGAGCTTCCTCGAGGTGTTCCTACTGAACCAGAACCTCGAGCGGTTCACCTCCACGGTTCACCATCACCCCGGGCCCCTCCTCTACTACATCCCGGTGGTTGTGGCGGGTCTTTTCCCCTGGTCAGGCCTTGTCCTCCCCGGCCTCGCGGGCCTGCACCCCCGGCGATCGAAGGCCGACCTCTTTCTCCTCCTTTGGCTCCTGTTGCCCTTGGTCTTCTTCTCCCTCGCGGGCGCCAAGCTCCCCGGTTACATCCTGCCCTGCCTTTGCCCGCTGGCCCTGCTCATGGGCCGGGCAGCGGCCCAGTGGCTGGAGGGCAGTACAGCCGCCGACCGCTCCTGGGGGACGCCGCGGGCGGCAGGCATGCTGGGGGTCCTTCTCGGCGCCCTCTTCGCGGCCACGCCCGCGTGGCTTTTGAGGATCCGGGACCCCGACTGGGCGCTGGCCCTCCCTTGCGGACTGTGGGCCCTGATCGTCTCCTTCGGCGCCGCGCGTCGCCTTGGCCGTGACCCGGTCGGGGCCCTTCGCCTCCTGCGGGTGGGGGGCGCGGGCCTGCTCCTGCTCTTGGCCCTGGCCGCCCCGCCCGTTCTTGCGCGGCAGGAGTCCGGTCGCAAACTCCTCCTCCCCGCGATGGGCCGGGAGGTTCTGGCCTGGGGCGCCTGGCGCACGGCCTGGATGGCGGGGTACTTCTATAACGACGGCAAGGTACGGGAAGTGGGCGGGCTTAAGGAGGTGATGGAGGCCGCCGCCGGGGGGCCGGTCCTGGTGCTGGCGGGACCGGCCGAGCGGCGGCAACTCGAGGGGATCCCCTCCCTGGCCACCCATCTCTTGGCCGAGGGCGTGCGGGGCAACGTGCTCCTGCGCGTCGAACTCCGATAG
- a CDS encoding inositol monophosphatase family protein, which yields MSWQYLAVATEAVLRAGAIQKESYGRDIRIDYKGEIDLVTEVDRACETAILDTLRSRFPDHDFVTEETLLARSGSRYLWFTDPLDGTTNFAHGYPFFCSSVALTVDGRVVAGAVYDPLREELFTAERGAGAHLNGRRLRVSHSSDLLRSLLITGFPYDLREDLTGKLRLFNRFMGEARAIRRDGAAALDLSYVAAGRADGFWEERLQPWDMMAGVVLIEEAGGRVSRFDGSPLGLGPDEVLATNGALHQVMLDVLREESTERASLV from the coding sequence GTGAGCTGGCAGTATCTGGCGGTGGCGACGGAAGCGGTCTTGCGGGCAGGCGCGATCCAGAAGGAGAGCTACGGCCGGGATATCCGCATCGACTACAAGGGCGAGATCGATCTCGTGACGGAGGTGGACCGGGCGTGCGAAACGGCGATCCTCGACACCTTGCGGTCGCGCTTCCCCGACCATGACTTCGTGACCGAGGAGACCCTCCTCGCCCGCAGCGGTTCCCGCTACCTCTGGTTCACCGACCCCCTCGACGGCACCACCAACTTCGCCCACGGCTATCCCTTCTTCTGCTCCTCGGTGGCCCTGACCGTAGACGGGCGGGTGGTCGCGGGTGCGGTCTACGACCCGCTGAGGGAAGAGCTGTTTACGGCGGAACGCGGCGCCGGTGCCCACCTGAACGGGCGGCGCCTGCGCGTCTCCCACTCCTCGGACCTGCTGCGCAGCCTGCTCATAACCGGGTTCCCCTACGACCTACGCGAGGACCTCACGGGCAAGCTGCGGCTCTTCAATCGCTTCATGGGCGAGGCCCGCGCCATCCGCCGCGATGGCGCAGCTGCCCTTGATCTCTCCTACGTGGCCGCGGGCCGCGCGGACGGCTTCTGGGAGGAGCGCCTGCAGCCCTGGGACATGATGGCGGGGGTGGTCTTGATCGAGGAGGCGGGAGGACGCGTCTCGCGCTTCGATGGATCGCCCCTGGGGCTCGGGCCCGACGAGGTCCTGGCCACCAACGGCGCCCTCCACCAAGTCATGCTCGACGTACTCCGCGAGGAGAGTACGGAGAGGGCTTCGCTGGTGTAG